The Drosophila nasuta strain 15112-1781.00 chromosome 2L, ASM2355853v1, whole genome shotgun sequence genome window below encodes:
- the LOC132783734 gene encoding treacle protein isoform X1, which yields MKKILSKFDRNEKLDNSHNSSSSKETNSFVGKVFTVGRVTVTVEDVLAEGGFAMVFLARGNGGGSASSTKYALKRMYVNNEHDLNVAKREIQIASNLSGHKNIIGYVDSSITPTGNGVCEVLLLMPYCKHHMLAMMNARLHVGFTEPEVLTIFCDIAEAVSRLHYCQTPIIHRDLKVENILQTDGGNFVLCDFGSATAKTLNPQQHGVTVVEEEIQKYTTLSYRAPEMIDLYSGKSITTKADIWALGCMLYKLCFFALPFGESTLAIQNGQFAIPDSSKYSRGMHQLIKYMLDTDMEHRPNIWQVCEVAFRLAGKDNPVQNLHKTPLPNFEQLLVPPFESEVKRINAAAKAAKTQQNVSLVEAGTSVAPRSRPKGSTSVHGQKALGLGLPPSPLPRQNITSPQPQPQPVVEQFQANFPAMPEATAAVPAAATTAVAAVAVATATTASSTEVNSLFESSGYPDPFNEPANSTTKTTTAAVSTTAAASGNVDATVGGTEPAESTANELIVSGGGGGTPTKHMLTPPKPSAAGGGHRRNVSDTSAFNKTFANETSQFLAPYNNNIAMSGDGPQNVTLATAASNPGIYASSAASAATSLSSNELARQTMDKRVEAWNPFEEEQPFSQMTEDHIFEAEFDKIRQRGSQGSITAKSASTTSTLTPTEQNAVANVVATGGGTAQLTAAAAAGAAVVPASSVSPHPQAAALSEDPFGSAPFSLPPGLREKASSLRKTGAKFMVSCSSGGVSTTSGAQCQGANNHSNAVSSSSSKWLLSPTLEEDKTSLIGKALRTDSDGVVGLPLDVTASSYVKLPLDDRNKYEKLRSNDQPTSDDSDSEFFQQDSDDGGAGVGGKKAAIFKQIVTNNIPETIHKIQQVAYHKVDKTTHLPIVKKLRQTATTKRPSSSAQQAAQQLNMMAAAVAAQAAQAAQVAAAAAESDDDADSIGSASDLRAEDDDLFDENPRATHASKLRRPLGHGMDMDGISESVKTCSSSAYHAECESVTTHEDDVRSRVVVKVRMRKKDRAAAAAAAAAAAAVSSGGVESCSAGNEELSPTSSDLLHKFGDRPLLLDDELDYGSAESKSSTESQQQQEQQDHQQPQDLIRESDQELDVFAMAPFKLPVAKAIKRTAKPKPKPPPPSQPPEMWTSTPVKGAPVTPVSQAANFATFPAQLDEFNEPIFNPFIETREVEPPRAEHQQQQQEEEASDQRDLFGSEPFPQVIRKCVVVTPDQNQVQVQVQPPTQLQLHYPSHNSSSSNNIIVNNNNNIKSSSNNNNNNNHVIKVNAAPVVTINHSIIINKTPEPLQHNPTNSSRGCGSSSVYVNVPTVPAPPSPAPPPIAATATATPTPLAMPQAVAPMLPIADNGFVQISQDRCSDFTPDDEEEPVVLRGASDLVADDNSSAAAVVKPKKEKSHLAVRALPAKLTQKVKGHAYKKVSAGALGSTSSLSSGSKQKHQRLQYQSHDDDDDDDAVVVAAAVQDENRSSGSSSRNFQSNTIQNSAKTGFSNMSFEDFPSDQEIDRMSKTMIPFEVVRKEKMLLEAEKKFGSLKRRNNLFS from the exons atgaagaaaatccTGTCGAAATTCGACAGAAATGAGAAATTGGATAATTCGCACAACAGCTCCTCGTCCAAGGAGACGAACAGTTTCGTTGGCAAGGTTTTCACAGTTGGACGCGTCACGGTCACCGTTGAGGATGTTTTGGCCGAAG GCGGCTTTGCCATGGTCTTTCTGGCGCGTGGCAACGGCGGAGGCAGTGCATCATCAACAAAGTACGCACTGAAACGCATGTACGTGAACAATGAGCATGACTTGAATGTGGCCAAGCGTGAAATACAAATTGCG AGCAATTTGAGCGGTCACAAGAACATTATTGGCTATGTGGACTCCAGCATAACGCCCACCGGGAACGGAGTATGCgaagtgctgctgctgatgccaTATTGCAAGCATCACATGCTGGCCATGATGAATGCTAG ATTACACGTTGGTTTTACCGAACCGGAAGTGCTAACCATTTTCTGTGATATTGCCGAGGCGGTGTCGCGTTTGCATTACTGCCAAACGCCCATCATTCATCGCGATCTAAAGGTCGAGAACATTCTGCAAACGGACGGCGGCAACTTTGTGCTCTGTGACTTTGGCTCGGCCACTGCCAAAACGCTGAATCCCCAACAACACGGCGTCACTGTGGTCGAGGAGgagatacaaaagtatacgACACTCTCGTATCGTGCACCCGAAATGATTGATTTGTACAGTGGCAAAAGCATTACAACCAAAGCCGATATCTGGGCGCTGGGCTGCATGCTCTACAAGCTGTGTTTCTTTGCGCTGCCCTTTGGCGAGAGCACGCTGGCCATACAGAATGGTCAGTTTGCCATACCGGATAGCTCGAAGTATTCGCGTGGCATGCATCAGCTGATCAAGTATATGCTGGACACGGACATGGAGCATCGTCCCAACATTTGGCAGGTGTGCGAGGTGGCATTCCGGCTGGCGGGCAAAGATAATCCCGTACAGAATCTGCAC AAAACACCTTTGCCGAACTTTGAGCAACTGCTGGTGCCGCCATTCGAGTCGGAAGTGAAGCGCATCAATGCCGCCGCCAAGGCAGCCAAGACGCAGCAGAACGTCTCGTTGGTGGAGGCGGGCACCAGTGTGGCGCCACGTTCGCGTCCCAAGGGTTCCACATCGGTGCATGGCCAGAAGGCGTTGGGTCTGGGCTTACCGCCAAGTCCGTTGCCGCGTCAGAATATTACATCGCCACAGCCGCAACCGCAGCCAGTTGTGGAGCAATTTCAAGCCAACTTTCCGGCCATGCCTGAAGCAACAGCCGCTGtgccagcggcagcaacaacagcagtggctgccgttgccgttgcgaCTGCAACAACTGCCTCAAGCACTGAGGTTAACAGTTTGTTCGAGTCGAGCGGTTATCCGGATCCGTTCAACGAGCCAGccaacagcacaacaaaaacaacaacagcagcagtgagcacaacagcagctgcttctGGCAACGTAGATGCCACAGTTGGTGGCACCGAGCCAGCGGAGTCAACGGCCAATGAGTTGATTGTCTcgggcggcggcggcggcacgCCCACCAAGCACATGTTGACGCCGCCAAAGCCAAGCGCCGCTGGCGGCGGTCATCGACGCAATGTTAGCGACACTTCGGCGTTTAACAA AACCTTTGCCAATGAGACCAGCCAGTTCCTTGCGccctacaacaacaacattgccaTGTCCGGCGATGGACCACAGAACGTGACGTTGGCCACTGCCGCCTCCAATCCGGGCATTTATGCCAGCAGCGCCGCATCGGCAGCCACTTCGTTGTCCAGCAATGAGTTGGCACGCCAGACGATGGACAAACGTGTGGAGGCGTGGAATCCATTTGAGGAGGAGCAACCGTTTAGTCAAATGACCGAAGATCACATATTCGAGGCCGAGTTCGATAAGATACGTCAACGTGGCAGCCAAGGCA GCATTACGGCCAAATCAGCGTCGACCACGTCGACATTGACGCCAACGGAGCAGAATGCTGTGGCAAATGTTGTGGCAACTGGCGGAGGAACAGCACAATTgacagctgccgctgctgctggtgctgctgtgGTGCCAGCATCTTCTGTGTCGCCACATCCGCAAGCGGCGGCACTCTCAGAGGATCCATTTGGATCGGCGCCATTCAGTTTGCCACCGGGTCTACGCGAGAAGGCGAGCTCACTGCGCAAAACTGGAG CCAAATTCATGGTCAGCTGCTCCTCGGGCGGCGTCTCCACGACGTCCGGCGCCCAATGCCAAGGCGCCAACAATCACAGCAATGCCGTCTCATCCAGCTCATCCAAGTGGCTGCTGTCGCCCACCCTGGAGGAGGACAAAACCTCGCTCATTGGCAAAGCACTGAGAACGGACTCAGATGGTGTCGTTGGATTGCCGCTGGATGTGACTGCCTCTAGTTATGTTAAACTGCCGCTCGATGATCGCAATAAGTATGAGAAATTGCGTAGCAATGATCAGCCCACGTCCGATGACTCGGACTCGGAGTTCTTTCAGCAGGACAGTGACGATGGCGGCGCTGGGGTTGGTGGCAAGAAGGCGGCCATCTTCAAGCAGATTGTGACGAACAACATACCAGAGACCATACACAAAATCCAGCAGGTTGCCTACCACAAAGTGGACAAGACAACGCATCTGCCGATCGTGAAGAAGTTGCGTCAAACGGCGACCACCAAGCGACCCTCGTCATCTGCCCAGCAGGCGGCACAACAACTCAATATGATGGCAGCTGCGGTGGCCGCACAAGCTGCCCAAGCAGCTcaggtggcagcagcagcggccgAATCGGACGACGATGCGGATTCGATTGGTTCGGCGAGCGATTTGCGGGCCGAAGACGATGATCTGTTCGATGAGAATCCACGTGCCACGCACGCCTCGAAGCTACGTCGCCCCTTGGGTCATGGCATGGACATGGATGGCATCAGCGAGAGTGTGAAGACCTGCAGCAGCTCGGCGTATCATGCGGAGTGCGAGAGCGTGACCACACACGAGGATGATGTGCGCAGTCGTGTTGTTGTCAAGGTGCGCATGCGTAAAAAGGATCGtgctgcggcggcggctgcagcagcagcagcagcggctgttTCCAGCGGTGGCGTGGAAAGCTGTTCGGCTGGCAATGAGGAGTTGAGTCCCACGTCCAGCGATCTGTTGCACAAATTCGGTGATCGACCGCTGCTGCTCGATGATGAGCTCGACTATGGCTCGGCGGAGAGCAAGAGCAGCACTGaatcacagcagcaacaggaacagcaaGATCACCAGCAGCCGCAGGATTTGATTAGAGAGTCAGATCAGGAGCTCGATGTGTTTGCCATGGCGCCGTTTAAGCTGCCCGTGGCCAAGGCCATCAAGCGTACAGCGAAGCCTAAGCCgaagccgccgccgccgtcaCAGCCGCCAGAAATGTGGACATCGACGCCGGTGAAAGGGGCGCCGGTGACGCCCGTAAGCCAGGCGGCCAATTTTGCCACATTTCCTGCGCAATTGGATGAGTTCAATGAGCCCATTTTCAATCCGTTTATCGAGACGAGAGAAGTGGAGCCACCAAGAGCggagcatcagcagcagcagcaggaggaggaggccaGCGATCAGCGGGATCTCTTTGGCTCGGAGCCATTTCCACAGGTAATTCGCAAATGTGTTGTCGTAACGCCCGATCAGAACCAGGTCCAGGTCCAGGTCCAGCCCCCGACCCAGCTGCAGCTCCACTATcccagccacaacagcagcagcagtaacaacataattgttaataacaataataacattaagagtagcagcaataataacaataataataaccatGTGATCAAAGTGAATGCGGCGCCAGTGGTGACGATAAATCACTCGATTATCATCAATAAGACGCCCGAACCGCTGCAGCACAATCCCACGAATAGCAGTCGCGGatgcggcagcagcagtgtCTATGTGAATGTGCCCACTGTTCCAGCACCACCATCACCCGCACCTCCACCAAttgctgccactgcaacaGCCACACCAACACCTCTAGCCATGCCCCAGGCAGTTGCCCCCATGTTGCCGATAGCCGATAATGGTTTTGTGCAAATCTCCCAAGATCGCTGCTCCGACTTTACGCCCGACGACGAGGAGGAGCCCGTGGTGTTGCGTGGTGCCTCCGATCTGGTTGCAGATGACAACAGCAgcgccgccgccgtcgtcAAACCGAAGAAGGAAAAGTCCCATCTGGCTGTGAGAGCGTTGCCCGCCAAGCTCACCCAAAAGGTCAAGGGACATGCGTATAAAAAGGTCAGCGCCGGCGCCTTGGGCTCGACATCATCGCTCAGCTCGGGCAGCAAGCAGAAGCATCAGCGTCTGCAGTATCAATCgcatgacgatgatgatgacgatgatgctgttgtggttgcagctgctgtgcaGGATGAGAATcgaagcagcggcagcagcagtcgcaacTTTCAATCCAACACCATACAGAACTCGGCGAAGACGGGCTTCAGCAATATGAGCTTTGAGGACTTTCCGTCGGATCAGGAAATCGATCGCATGTCCAAGACAATGATTCCCTTTGAGGTGGTGCGCAAGGAGAAGATGTTGCTCGAGGCGGAGAAGAAATTCGGTTCGCTCAAGCGACGCAACAATCTCTTCTcgtaa
- the LOC132783734 gene encoding AP2-associated protein kinase 1 isoform X3, whose amino-acid sequence MKKILSKFDRNEKLDNSHNSSSSKETNSFVGKVFTVGRVTVTVEDVLAEGGFAMVFLARGNGGGSASSTKYALKRMYVNNEHDLNVAKREIQIASNLSGHKNIIGYVDSSITPTGNGVCEVLLLMPYCKHHMLAMMNARLHVGFTEPEVLTIFCDIAEAVSRLHYCQTPIIHRDLKVENILQTDGGNFVLCDFGSATAKTLNPQQHGVTVVEEEIQKYTTLSYRAPEMIDLYSGKSITTKADIWALGCMLYKLCFFALPFGESTLAIQNGQFAIPDSSKYSRGMHQLIKYMLDTDMEHRPNIWQVCEVAFRLAGKDNPVQNLHKTPLPNFEQLLVPPFESEVKRINAAAKAAKTQQNVSLVEAGTSVAPRSRPKGSTSVHGQKALGLGLPPSPLPRQNITSPQPQPQPVVEQFQANFPAMPEATAAVPAAATTAVAAVAVATATTASSTEVNSLFESSGYPDPFNEPANSTTKTTTAAVSTTAAASGNVDATVGGTEPAESTANELIVSGGGGGTPTKHMLTPPKPSAAGGGHRRNVSDTSAFNKTFANETSQFLAPYNNNIAMSGDGPQNVTLATAASNPGIYASSAASAATSLSSNELARQTMDKRVEAWNPFEEEQPFSQMTEDHIFEAEFDKIRQRGSQGSITAKSASTTSTLTPTEQNAVANVVATGGGTAQLTAAAAAGAAVVPASSVSPHPQAAALSEDPFGSAPFSLPPGLREKASSLRKTGESENELNVDVV is encoded by the exons atgaagaaaatccTGTCGAAATTCGACAGAAATGAGAAATTGGATAATTCGCACAACAGCTCCTCGTCCAAGGAGACGAACAGTTTCGTTGGCAAGGTTTTCACAGTTGGACGCGTCACGGTCACCGTTGAGGATGTTTTGGCCGAAG GCGGCTTTGCCATGGTCTTTCTGGCGCGTGGCAACGGCGGAGGCAGTGCATCATCAACAAAGTACGCACTGAAACGCATGTACGTGAACAATGAGCATGACTTGAATGTGGCCAAGCGTGAAATACAAATTGCG AGCAATTTGAGCGGTCACAAGAACATTATTGGCTATGTGGACTCCAGCATAACGCCCACCGGGAACGGAGTATGCgaagtgctgctgctgatgccaTATTGCAAGCATCACATGCTGGCCATGATGAATGCTAG ATTACACGTTGGTTTTACCGAACCGGAAGTGCTAACCATTTTCTGTGATATTGCCGAGGCGGTGTCGCGTTTGCATTACTGCCAAACGCCCATCATTCATCGCGATCTAAAGGTCGAGAACATTCTGCAAACGGACGGCGGCAACTTTGTGCTCTGTGACTTTGGCTCGGCCACTGCCAAAACGCTGAATCCCCAACAACACGGCGTCACTGTGGTCGAGGAGgagatacaaaagtatacgACACTCTCGTATCGTGCACCCGAAATGATTGATTTGTACAGTGGCAAAAGCATTACAACCAAAGCCGATATCTGGGCGCTGGGCTGCATGCTCTACAAGCTGTGTTTCTTTGCGCTGCCCTTTGGCGAGAGCACGCTGGCCATACAGAATGGTCAGTTTGCCATACCGGATAGCTCGAAGTATTCGCGTGGCATGCATCAGCTGATCAAGTATATGCTGGACACGGACATGGAGCATCGTCCCAACATTTGGCAGGTGTGCGAGGTGGCATTCCGGCTGGCGGGCAAAGATAATCCCGTACAGAATCTGCAC AAAACACCTTTGCCGAACTTTGAGCAACTGCTGGTGCCGCCATTCGAGTCGGAAGTGAAGCGCATCAATGCCGCCGCCAAGGCAGCCAAGACGCAGCAGAACGTCTCGTTGGTGGAGGCGGGCACCAGTGTGGCGCCACGTTCGCGTCCCAAGGGTTCCACATCGGTGCATGGCCAGAAGGCGTTGGGTCTGGGCTTACCGCCAAGTCCGTTGCCGCGTCAGAATATTACATCGCCACAGCCGCAACCGCAGCCAGTTGTGGAGCAATTTCAAGCCAACTTTCCGGCCATGCCTGAAGCAACAGCCGCTGtgccagcggcagcaacaacagcagtggctgccgttgccgttgcgaCTGCAACAACTGCCTCAAGCACTGAGGTTAACAGTTTGTTCGAGTCGAGCGGTTATCCGGATCCGTTCAACGAGCCAGccaacagcacaacaaaaacaacaacagcagcagtgagcacaacagcagctgcttctGGCAACGTAGATGCCACAGTTGGTGGCACCGAGCCAGCGGAGTCAACGGCCAATGAGTTGATTGTCTcgggcggcggcggcggcacgCCCACCAAGCACATGTTGACGCCGCCAAAGCCAAGCGCCGCTGGCGGCGGTCATCGACGCAATGTTAGCGACACTTCGGCGTTTAACAA AACCTTTGCCAATGAGACCAGCCAGTTCCTTGCGccctacaacaacaacattgccaTGTCCGGCGATGGACCACAGAACGTGACGTTGGCCACTGCCGCCTCCAATCCGGGCATTTATGCCAGCAGCGCCGCATCGGCAGCCACTTCGTTGTCCAGCAATGAGTTGGCACGCCAGACGATGGACAAACGTGTGGAGGCGTGGAATCCATTTGAGGAGGAGCAACCGTTTAGTCAAATGACCGAAGATCACATATTCGAGGCCGAGTTCGATAAGATACGTCAACGTGGCAGCCAAGGCA GCATTACGGCCAAATCAGCGTCGACCACGTCGACATTGACGCCAACGGAGCAGAATGCTGTGGCAAATGTTGTGGCAACTGGCGGAGGAACAGCACAATTgacagctgccgctgctgctggtgctgctgtgGTGCCAGCATCTTCTGTGTCGCCACATCCGCAAGCGGCGGCACTCTCAGAGGATCCATTTGGATCGGCGCCATTCAGTTTGCCACCGGGTCTACGCGAGAAGGCGAGCTCACTGCGCAAAACTGGAG AAAGTGAAAATGAGTTGAACGTAGACGTAGTCTAA
- the LOC132783734 gene encoding treacle protein isoform X2 encodes MKKILSKFDRNEKLDNSHNSSSSKETNSFVGKVFTVGRVTVTVEDVLAEGGFAMVFLARGNGGGSASSTKYALKRMYVNNEHDLNVAKREIQIASNLSGHKNIIGYVDSSITPTGNGVCEVLLLMPYCKHHMLAMMNARLHVGFTEPEVLTIFCDIAEAVSRLHYCQTPIIHRDLKVENILQTDGGNFVLCDFGSATAKTLNPQQHGVTVVEEEIQKYTTLSYRAPEMIDLYSGKSITTKADIWALGCMLYKLCFFALPFGESTLAIQNGQFAIPDSSKYSRGMHQLIKYMLDTDMEHRPNIWQVCEVAFRLAGKDNPVQNLHKTPLPNFEQLLVPPFESEVKRINAAAKAAKTQQNVSLVEAGTSVAPRSRPKGSTSVHGQKALGLGLPPSPLPRQNITSPQPQPQPVVEQFQANFPAMPEATAAVPAAATTAVAAVAVATATTASSTEVNSLFESSGYPDPFNEPANSTTKTTTAAVSTTAAASGNVDATVGGTEPAESTANELIVSGGGGGTPTKHMLTPPKPSAAGGGHRRNVSDTSAFNKTFANETSQFLAPYNNNIAMSGDGPQNVTLATAASNPGIYASSAASAATSLSSNELARQTMDKRVEAWNPFEEEQPFSQMTEDHIFEAEFDKIRQRGSQGSITAKSASTTSTLTPTEQNAVANVVATGGGTAQLTAAAAAGAAVVPASSVSPHPQAAALSEDPFGSAPFSLPPGLREKASSLRKTGAKFMVSCSSGGVSTTSGAQCQGANNHSNAVSSSSSKWLLSPTLEEDKTSLIGKALRTDSDGVVGLPLDVTASSYVKLPLDDRNKYEKLRSNDQPTSDDSDSEFFQQDSDDGGAGVGGKKAAIFKQIVTNNIPETIHKIQQVAYHKVDKTTHLPIVKKLRQTATTKRPSSSAQQAAQQLNMMAAAVAAQAAQAAQVAAAAAESDDDADSIGSASDLRAEDDDLFDENPRATHASKLRRPLGHGMDMDGISESVKTCSSSAYHAECESVTTHEDDVRSRVVVKVRMRKKDRAAAAAAAAAAAAVSSGGVESCSAGNEELSPTSSDLLHKFGDRPLLLDDELDYGSAESKSSTESQQQQEQQDHQQPQDLIRESDQELDVFAMAPFKLPVAKAIKRTAKPKPKPPPPSQPPEMWTSTPVKGAPVTPVSQAANFATFPAQLDEFNEPIFNPFIETREVEPPRAEHQQQQQEEEASDQRDLFGSEPFPQLAAATDTNTNANAKIKITLKTQHSQQQQKQQHTTSSTTSTTHTQIQTQ; translated from the exons atgaagaaaatccTGTCGAAATTCGACAGAAATGAGAAATTGGATAATTCGCACAACAGCTCCTCGTCCAAGGAGACGAACAGTTTCGTTGGCAAGGTTTTCACAGTTGGACGCGTCACGGTCACCGTTGAGGATGTTTTGGCCGAAG GCGGCTTTGCCATGGTCTTTCTGGCGCGTGGCAACGGCGGAGGCAGTGCATCATCAACAAAGTACGCACTGAAACGCATGTACGTGAACAATGAGCATGACTTGAATGTGGCCAAGCGTGAAATACAAATTGCG AGCAATTTGAGCGGTCACAAGAACATTATTGGCTATGTGGACTCCAGCATAACGCCCACCGGGAACGGAGTATGCgaagtgctgctgctgatgccaTATTGCAAGCATCACATGCTGGCCATGATGAATGCTAG ATTACACGTTGGTTTTACCGAACCGGAAGTGCTAACCATTTTCTGTGATATTGCCGAGGCGGTGTCGCGTTTGCATTACTGCCAAACGCCCATCATTCATCGCGATCTAAAGGTCGAGAACATTCTGCAAACGGACGGCGGCAACTTTGTGCTCTGTGACTTTGGCTCGGCCACTGCCAAAACGCTGAATCCCCAACAACACGGCGTCACTGTGGTCGAGGAGgagatacaaaagtatacgACACTCTCGTATCGTGCACCCGAAATGATTGATTTGTACAGTGGCAAAAGCATTACAACCAAAGCCGATATCTGGGCGCTGGGCTGCATGCTCTACAAGCTGTGTTTCTTTGCGCTGCCCTTTGGCGAGAGCACGCTGGCCATACAGAATGGTCAGTTTGCCATACCGGATAGCTCGAAGTATTCGCGTGGCATGCATCAGCTGATCAAGTATATGCTGGACACGGACATGGAGCATCGTCCCAACATTTGGCAGGTGTGCGAGGTGGCATTCCGGCTGGCGGGCAAAGATAATCCCGTACAGAATCTGCAC AAAACACCTTTGCCGAACTTTGAGCAACTGCTGGTGCCGCCATTCGAGTCGGAAGTGAAGCGCATCAATGCCGCCGCCAAGGCAGCCAAGACGCAGCAGAACGTCTCGTTGGTGGAGGCGGGCACCAGTGTGGCGCCACGTTCGCGTCCCAAGGGTTCCACATCGGTGCATGGCCAGAAGGCGTTGGGTCTGGGCTTACCGCCAAGTCCGTTGCCGCGTCAGAATATTACATCGCCACAGCCGCAACCGCAGCCAGTTGTGGAGCAATTTCAAGCCAACTTTCCGGCCATGCCTGAAGCAACAGCCGCTGtgccagcggcagcaacaacagcagtggctgccgttgccgttgcgaCTGCAACAACTGCCTCAAGCACTGAGGTTAACAGTTTGTTCGAGTCGAGCGGTTATCCGGATCCGTTCAACGAGCCAGccaacagcacaacaaaaacaacaacagcagcagtgagcacaacagcagctgcttctGGCAACGTAGATGCCACAGTTGGTGGCACCGAGCCAGCGGAGTCAACGGCCAATGAGTTGATTGTCTcgggcggcggcggcggcacgCCCACCAAGCACATGTTGACGCCGCCAAAGCCAAGCGCCGCTGGCGGCGGTCATCGACGCAATGTTAGCGACACTTCGGCGTTTAACAA AACCTTTGCCAATGAGACCAGCCAGTTCCTTGCGccctacaacaacaacattgccaTGTCCGGCGATGGACCACAGAACGTGACGTTGGCCACTGCCGCCTCCAATCCGGGCATTTATGCCAGCAGCGCCGCATCGGCAGCCACTTCGTTGTCCAGCAATGAGTTGGCACGCCAGACGATGGACAAACGTGTGGAGGCGTGGAATCCATTTGAGGAGGAGCAACCGTTTAGTCAAATGACCGAAGATCACATATTCGAGGCCGAGTTCGATAAGATACGTCAACGTGGCAGCCAAGGCA GCATTACGGCCAAATCAGCGTCGACCACGTCGACATTGACGCCAACGGAGCAGAATGCTGTGGCAAATGTTGTGGCAACTGGCGGAGGAACAGCACAATTgacagctgccgctgctgctggtgctgctgtgGTGCCAGCATCTTCTGTGTCGCCACATCCGCAAGCGGCGGCACTCTCAGAGGATCCATTTGGATCGGCGCCATTCAGTTTGCCACCGGGTCTACGCGAGAAGGCGAGCTCACTGCGCAAAACTGGAG CCAAATTCATGGTCAGCTGCTCCTCGGGCGGCGTCTCCACGACGTCCGGCGCCCAATGCCAAGGCGCCAACAATCACAGCAATGCCGTCTCATCCAGCTCATCCAAGTGGCTGCTGTCGCCCACCCTGGAGGAGGACAAAACCTCGCTCATTGGCAAAGCACTGAGAACGGACTCAGATGGTGTCGTTGGATTGCCGCTGGATGTGACTGCCTCTAGTTATGTTAAACTGCCGCTCGATGATCGCAATAAGTATGAGAAATTGCGTAGCAATGATCAGCCCACGTCCGATGACTCGGACTCGGAGTTCTTTCAGCAGGACAGTGACGATGGCGGCGCTGGGGTTGGTGGCAAGAAGGCGGCCATCTTCAAGCAGATTGTGACGAACAACATACCAGAGACCATACACAAAATCCAGCAGGTTGCCTACCACAAAGTGGACAAGACAACGCATCTGCCGATCGTGAAGAAGTTGCGTCAAACGGCGACCACCAAGCGACCCTCGTCATCTGCCCAGCAGGCGGCACAACAACTCAATATGATGGCAGCTGCGGTGGCCGCACAAGCTGCCCAAGCAGCTcaggtggcagcagcagcggccgAATCGGACGACGATGCGGATTCGATTGGTTCGGCGAGCGATTTGCGGGCCGAAGACGATGATCTGTTCGATGAGAATCCACGTGCCACGCACGCCTCGAAGCTACGTCGCCCCTTGGGTCATGGCATGGACATGGATGGCATCAGCGAGAGTGTGAAGACCTGCAGCAGCTCGGCGTATCATGCGGAGTGCGAGAGCGTGACCACACACGAGGATGATGTGCGCAGTCGTGTTGTTGTCAAGGTGCGCATGCGTAAAAAGGATCGtgctgcggcggcggctgcagcagcagcagcagcggctgttTCCAGCGGTGGCGTGGAAAGCTGTTCGGCTGGCAATGAGGAGTTGAGTCCCACGTCCAGCGATCTGTTGCACAAATTCGGTGATCGACCGCTGCTGCTCGATGATGAGCTCGACTATGGCTCGGCGGAGAGCAAGAGCAGCACTGaatcacagcagcaacaggaacagcaaGATCACCAGCAGCCGCAGGATTTGATTAGAGAGTCAGATCAGGAGCTCGATGTGTTTGCCATGGCGCCGTTTAAGCTGCCCGTGGCCAAGGCCATCAAGCGTACAGCGAAGCCTAAGCCgaagccgccgccgccgtcaCAGCCGCCAGAAATGTGGACATCGACGCCGGTGAAAGGGGCGCCGGTGACGCCCGTAAGCCAGGCGGCCAATTTTGCCACATTTCCTGCGCAATTGGATGAGTTCAATGAGCCCATTTTCAATCCGTTTATCGAGACGAGAGAAGTGGAGCCACCAAGAGCggagcatcagcagcagcagcaggaggaggaggccaGCGATCAGCGGGATCTCTTTGGCTCGGAGCCATTTCCACAG TTAGCCGCCGCCACAGatacaaacacaaacgcaaacgcaaagaTAAAGATAACGTTAAAGACACAAcactcacaacaacaacaaaaacaacaacacacaacatcatcaacaacatcaacaacacacacacagatacagacaCAATGA